Proteins encoded within one genomic window of Felis catus isolate Fca126 chromosome C1, F.catus_Fca126_mat1.0, whole genome shotgun sequence:
- the S100A11 gene encoding protein S100-A11 gives MAKMSSPTETERCIESLIAVFQRYAGKDGNSCKLSKTEFLTFMNTELAAFTKNQKDPGVLDRMMKKLDTNSDGQLDFQEFLNLIGGLAIACHDSFLRSTHFQK, from the exons ATG GCAAAAATGTCCAGCCCTACTGAGACTGAGCGGTGCATCGAGTCTCTGATTGCTGTTTTCCAGAGGTATGCTGGAAAGGATGGTAATAGCTGCAAACTCTCCAAGACAGAGTTCCTAACCTTCATGAATACAGAGCTGGCTGCCTTCACAAAG AACCAGAAGGACCCTGGTGTCCTTGACCGCATGATGAAGAAACTTGACACCAACTCCGATGGGCAACTGGACTTCCAAGAATTTCTTAATCTTATTGGCGGCTTGGCCATAGCTTGCCACGACTCCTTTTTAAGGTCTACCCATTTCCAGAAGTAA